The Caldilineales bacterium genome has a window encoding:
- a CDS encoding DUF5615 family PIN-like protein, producing MRFLLDMGLARSTAAFLRDAGHDAVHLRELGLQRLEDDGIIDKARQENRIVLTHDLDFGRLVALSRAGQPSVITFRLADMRTANVNRYLDDIIERFSEELELGALMSVTEQGIRVRRLPVRAEVRGRRSEGGQGRGW from the coding sequence ATGAGATTTCTTCTCGACATGGGGCTGGCGCGCAGCACGGCGGCATTTCTGCGCGACGCCGGACACGATGCAGTCCATCTGCGCGAACTTGGTTTGCAGCGGCTTGAAGATGACGGCATCATCGACAAGGCTCGTCAGGAAAATCGTATCGTTCTGACGCATGATCTGGACTTTGGCAGGCTGGTTGCGCTGAGTCGGGCCGGGCAACCAAGCGTGATCACGTTCCGTCTGGCGGATATGCGAACTGCGAACGTCAATCGTTATCTTGACGATATCATCGAGCGTTTCTCAGAAGAGCTGGAGTTGGGTGCGCTGATGAGCGTGACAGAACAGGGTATTCGGGTGCGGCGGCTGCCGGTGAGGGCGGAGGTCAGAGGGCGGAGGTCAGAGGGCGGTCAAGGCAGAGGGTGGTGA
- a CDS encoding ATP-binding protein, producing the protein MSAPYISRSLEPVLVQAVREFPVVVLVGPRQSGKTTLLQRLFGGQRLLVSLETPDVRAAAIADPRGFLDLYGPPVVFDEIQYAPELLPYIKERVDAQRERPGQFILTGSQNLLLMQRVTESLAGRTAVLKLLPLSQREIANEPMRPLPWEQSRPFASFEAQANGDLWTQTLTGFYPELVRSAKQGGQRSARLWQASYVQTYLERDVRNLRNIGDLTLFQVFLRSLAARSAGLLNLSDLARDVGIAINTARDWLSILEASFQVFLLRPYFVNLGKRLVKSPKVYFTDTGLLCYLVGLQEAGHAAAGPMGGALLENLVVADLYKTYLHRGQEPAMYFWRTAAGVEVDVILETPGGLVPIEIKASATARPEMAAQLQVFRRDFGDRAAGGFVLHPGKMILPLGEGALAWPLTAL; encoded by the coding sequence ATGAGTGCGCCCTACATCTCCAGAAGCCTGGAGCCGGTTCTCGTACAGGCGGTGCGGGAGTTCCCCGTGGTCGTCCTGGTTGGCCCGCGGCAATCGGGCAAGACGACGCTGCTGCAGCGACTTTTTGGCGGGCAACGACTGCTCGTCTCACTGGAAACGCCCGATGTGCGCGCCGCCGCCATCGCCGACCCACGAGGCTTTCTCGATCTCTATGGGCCGCCGGTCGTTTTCGACGAAATCCAATACGCGCCAGAGCTGTTGCCCTACATCAAAGAGAGGGTGGATGCGCAGCGTGAGCGACCAGGCCAGTTCATCCTCACCGGCTCACAGAATCTGCTTTTGATGCAGCGTGTGACCGAAAGCCTGGCCGGACGCACTGCTGTGCTCAAACTCCTGCCTCTCAGCCAACGCGAGATCGCCAACGAACCCATGCGCCCGTTACCGTGGGAGCAGAGCCGCCCGTTTGCCAGCTTCGAAGCGCAGGCCAACGGTGATCTGTGGACACAGACCCTGACTGGCTTCTACCCGGAGCTTGTCAGGAGCGCAAAGCAAGGCGGGCAGCGCAGCGCCCGGCTGTGGCAGGCCAGTTATGTGCAAACCTACCTGGAACGCGATGTTCGCAATCTGCGCAACATCGGCGACCTGACTCTGTTTCAGGTCTTTCTGCGCAGCCTGGCCGCACGCAGCGCCGGTCTGCTCAACCTGAGCGATCTGGCTCGCGACGTGGGCATTGCCATCAACACGGCCAGGGACTGGCTCTCCATCCTGGAAGCCTCGTTTCAAGTTTTTTTGCTCCGCCCCTATTTCGTCAACCTGGGTAAGCGGTTGGTGAAATCGCCCAAAGTCTACTTCACCGATACCGGCCTGCTTTGCTACCTTGTTGGCCTGCAAGAGGCCGGGCATGCCGCCGCCGGCCCGATGGGTGGGGCGCTATTGGAGAACCTGGTGGTGGCCGATCTCTACAAGACCTATTTGCATCGCGGCCAAGAGCCGGCGATGTACTTTTGGCGCACGGCCGCCGGGGTCGAGGTGGATGTGATCCTGGAGACGCCTGGCGGCCTTGTTCCGATCGAGATCAAAGCTTCGGCCACGGCCCGGCCCGAAATGGCTGCTCAATTGCAGGTTTTTCGTCGTGATTTCGGCGACCGCGCCGCTGGCGGCTTCGTCCTCCATCCCGGCAAGATGATTCTGCCCCTGGGCGAAGGCGCGCTGGCCTGGCCCCTGACTGCACTTTGA
- a CDS encoding ABC transporter permease subunit, whose amino-acid sequence MTSTHLGPTTRRILRKLADTAIILLAVVFLALFGLIMAERGRERVPAPPLEVAGQALVRTADYVLNHPQTYFFQRNEQPALELVSVAFLRSAGLLVVALVVAALLGIGLGLAMALSRRRIGSTVMLAISVIGISTPSFLLAMFLWVINIQIYRRFAVSALPSAGFGWDLHMVMPVIVLAVRPLAQLAQVTYVSMSEVLAQDYIRTARAKGLSARQVVIGHVTPNILLPVLTTLGTSLRFSLAALPVVEYFFDWPGVGWLLLEAIRLGMTTLAIDLVVALGLFFLIVNLLLDLLYPILDPRLRGEAALQVGYQAASVSPRQSLAGLGQALRDRWRDWQDRRDPAAAKKPGLPPLPAPPTVVDQTLPVSGASRIFRSLIHNPILQFSTVLIIAFAALAVFGDGLTAANPYEMHGLMLIDGKSGTPPFPPSRVFAWGSDHVGRDVRALVLSGGRQTLTLALFGMIARVLLGAALGLVAGWWQGGRFDRLVTGVIGVWAAFPATIFAMILIQGLGIQQGMWVFIVAICLVGWGEVTQFVRSQVIKLRPEPYVEAARALGAGTPRLLTQHLLPHLLSPLLVLAVLEMGGVLLLLAELGFLNTFLGGGFRVEIAEAGNMVPVIAYVSDVPEWGAMLANIRLWWRSYPWMAWYPGLAFFLAIFAFNLWGEGLRRFLNDSRINISRLINRYSFVALAVAAVALVWFLRAATPMGVYASSAGAFDAEAAQSHVQVLAGPAMEGRETGTPGAEKAAQYIAQQMEEIGLFPAGDDNTFLQTAIVSRSHLVETPRLVLLDDQGNVAEALVYRQDFVESTATFQVPGQGAIVGVAVGPDPDTPGADPYRLGNSDLFDKVIVVADAGDKRINVRAAAGVLFVSDDPMVFERKELFATLQPGRTNWRPTPPVMYITPQTADRLLATAGSSLAELRQMAAGLERGEVAMTAAGVTVDLETSVVEDETLQEKYFNVIGFIPGSGAAMRDAGGSLDQQVIMVSAYYDGLGVGPDGTLYPGANDNASGVAVMLEMARALKQSPYEPKKTVVFVAWTGGERSEALSLINVMNAKRGFSSLKMEAVIELSGVGAGDGQAIALGEGSSYRLVKLFQQAAGRTAAAITTRGRGPHYDRPAAIAFGGRDAMTMYVSWDGSDGTAHTPRDTFAAIDPDKLRQVGETTLLTLTALARETDY is encoded by the coding sequence ATGACTTCGACACATCTCGGCCCCACCACTCGCCGGATTCTGCGCAAGCTCGCCGATACGGCCATCATCCTGCTTGCTGTCGTCTTTCTGGCTCTGTTTGGGCTGATCATGGCCGAACGGGGCCGCGAACGCGTGCCCGCCCCGCCGCTGGAAGTGGCCGGCCAGGCGCTGGTGCGCACGGCCGATTATGTCCTGAATCATCCGCAGACCTATTTCTTCCAGCGCAACGAGCAGCCCGCCCTGGAACTCGTCTCTGTCGCCTTCTTGCGTAGCGCCGGGCTGCTGGTGGTCGCTCTCGTCGTCGCCGCCCTCCTGGGGATTGGTCTGGGTCTGGCGATGGCGCTGTCGCGGCGGCGGATCGGTTCGACGGTGATGCTGGCGATCTCCGTCATCGGCATCTCCACCCCCAGCTTTCTGCTGGCTATGTTCCTGTGGGTGATCAACATCCAGATCTACCGGCGTTTCGCGGTCAGCGCCCTGCCGTCGGCCGGTTTTGGCTGGGATTTGCACATGGTGATGCCGGTCATCGTCCTGGCCGTCCGCCCGCTGGCGCAGCTCGCCCAGGTGACTTATGTCTCCATGTCCGAGGTCTTGGCGCAGGATTACATCCGCACCGCGCGGGCCAAGGGCCTCTCGGCGCGGCAGGTGGTCATCGGCCACGTGACGCCCAATATCCTGCTGCCGGTGCTGACCACGCTGGGAACCTCGCTCCGCTTCTCGCTGGCGGCGCTGCCGGTGGTGGAATACTTCTTCGACTGGCCGGGGGTCGGTTGGCTGCTGCTCGAGGCGATTCGGCTGGGGATGACGACCCTGGCCATCGATCTGGTGGTGGCGCTGGGGTTGTTTTTCTTGATCGTCAACCTCCTGCTCGACCTGCTGTATCCGATCCTGGACCCCAGGCTGCGCGGCGAGGCCGCCCTGCAGGTGGGCTACCAGGCCGCGAGCGTCAGCCCCCGCCAGAGCCTGGCCGGGCTGGGCCAGGCCCTGCGCGACCGCTGGCGCGACTGGCAGGATCGGCGCGACCCCGCCGCAGCGAAGAAGCCCGGTCTGCCCCCCCTGCCCGCCCCCCCGACCGTGGTCGATCAGACCCTCCCCGTCAGCGGGGCCTCCCGCATCTTCCGCAGCCTCATCCACAACCCCATCCTGCAGTTCAGCACCGTGCTGATCATAGCCTTCGCCGCCCTGGCCGTTTTTGGCGACGGGCTGACCGCCGCCAACCCCTACGAGATGCACGGCTTGATGTTGATCGACGGCAAGAGCGGCACGCCGCCGTTCCCGCCTTCGCGCGTTTTTGCCTGGGGTTCTGACCATGTCGGGCGCGATGTGCGGGCGTTGGTGCTGTCGGGCGGGCGCCAGACGCTCACCCTGGCTCTGTTCGGCATGATTGCCCGCGTCCTCTTGGGCGCGGCGCTGGGGTTGGTGGCCGGCTGGTGGCAGGGCGGGCGTTTCGACCGCCTGGTGACGGGCGTCATCGGCGTCTGGGCCGCCTTTCCCGCCACCATCTTCGCCATGATCCTGATCCAGGGGCTTGGCATCCAGCAGGGCATGTGGGTGTTCATCGTGGCCATTTGTCTGGTGGGCTGGGGCGAGGTGACGCAGTTCGTCCGCAGCCAGGTGATCAAGCTGCGGCCCGAACCCTATGTCGAGGCGGCGCGTGCGCTCGGCGCCGGAACGCCGCGCCTGCTCACGCAGCATCTCCTGCCGCATTTGCTCTCGCCATTGCTGGTGCTGGCGGTGCTGGAGATGGGGGGCGTCTTGCTGCTGTTGGCCGAACTTGGTTTCCTCAACACCTTCCTGGGCGGCGGCTTCAGGGTGGAGATCGCCGAGGCCGGCAACATGGTGCCTGTCATCGCCTATGTCTCGGATGTGCCGGAATGGGGGGCGATGCTGGCCAACATCCGCCTCTGGTGGCGCAGCTATCCCTGGATGGCCTGGTATCCGGGGCTGGCCTTCTTCCTGGCCATTTTCGCCTTCAATCTCTGGGGCGAGGGACTCCGGCGTTTTCTGAACGATAGCCGCATCAATATCTCCCGCCTGATCAACCGCTATTCGTTCGTCGCCCTGGCGGTAGCGGCGGTGGCGCTGGTGTGGTTCCTGCGGGCGGCGACGCCGATGGGGGTGTATGCCTCGTCAGCCGGGGCATTCGACGCCGAAGCCGCCCAGTCCCATGTCCAGGTGTTGGCCGGGCCAGCGATGGAAGGGCGGGAAACAGGGACGCCCGGGGCCGAGAAAGCCGCCCAGTACATCGCCCAACAGATGGAGGAAATCGGCCTCTTCCCGGCCGGCGATGACAATACCTTCCTGCAGACGGCCATCGTCTCCCGCTCACATCTGGTCGAAACGCCCCGCCTGGTCCTCCTCGATGACCAGGGCAACGTGGCCGAAGCGCTTGTCTATCGGCAAGATTTCGTCGAATCCACCGCGACTTTCCAGGTCCCCGGCCAGGGCGCCATTGTGGGGGTGGCGGTTGGCCCAGACCCCGATACGCCCGGCGCCGATCCTTATCGACTTGGCAACAGCGACTTGTTCGACAAGGTGATCGTGGTCGCCGACGCCGGGGACAAGCGCATCAACGTCAGGGCGGCGGCGGGGGTGCTGTTCGTCAGCGATGATCCGATGGTTTTCGAACGCAAAGAGTTGTTCGCCACCTTGCAGCCAGGGCGGACGAACTGGCGGCCGACCCCGCCGGTGATGTACATCACCCCGCAAACAGCCGACCGCCTGTTGGCCACCGCTGGCAGCAGCCTGGCCGAACTGCGCCAGATGGCGGCAGGCTTGGAGCGCGGGGAGGTGGCGATGACGGCAGCCGGCGTCACGGTCGATCTCGAGACCTCGGTGGTGGAGGATGAGACGCTGCAAGAAAAGTATTTCAACGTCATTGGCTTCATCCCCGGTTCGGGCGCGGCCATGCGAGACGCAGGCGGGAGCCTGGATCAGCAGGTGATCATGGTCAGCGCCTACTACGATGGCCTGGGCGTTGGCCCGGACGGGACGCTGTACCCCGGCGCCAACGACAACGCCAGCGGGGTGGCGGTCATGCTGGAGATGGCCCGCGCCCTCAAGCAAAGCCCCTACGAGCCGAAGAAGACGGTGGTTTTCGTAGCCTGGACGGGCGGCGAACGCAGCGAAGCCCTCAGCCTGATCAACGTCATGAACGCCAAGCGCGGGTTCTCCTCGTTGAAGATGGAGGCGGTGATCGAGCTAAGCGGCGTGGGGGCGGGCGACGGCCAGGCGATTGCCCTGGGCGAGGGCAGCAGCTACCGGCTGGTGAAGCTGTTTCAGCAGGCGGCGGGGCGCACCGCCGCCGCCATCACCACCCGCGGGCGCGGGCCGCACTACGACCGGCCCGCGGCCATCGCCTTTGGCGGGCGCGATGCGATGACGATGTACGTCAGTTGGGATGGCTCCGACGGCACAGCCCACACCCCGCGCGACACCTTCGCCGCTATCGACCCCGACAAGTTGCGGCAGGTGGGGGAGACGACGTTGCTGACCTTGACCGCGCTGGCGCGGGAGACGGATTATTGA
- a CDS encoding integron integrase encodes MDTPPVKLLDQVRNKLRLKHYAFRTEEAYVDWIKRFILFHGKKHPADMGAAEVEAFLTHLAVDKHVAASTQNQAFSALLFLYREVLDRPLDAPIQSARAQAPQHLPTVLSKDEARAVIDRLSGVHQLVTLLLYGAGLRLLEALRLRVKARPEPRRRNVDFGQHQVIVRDGKGEKDRLTMLPARTVEPLRLQLQQAKQLHDADLAAGHGAVYLPYALAEKYPNAAREWIWQYIFPSDRLSVDPRSGMVRRHHLDESGVQKAVRQAALAAKISKHVTPHTFRHSFATHLLEAGGVHPEHSRRDIRTVQELLGHADVKTTMIYTHVLQKGPFAVRSPLD; translated from the coding sequence ATGGACACACCACCGGTAAAACTCCTGGATCAAGTGCGGAACAAACTCCGCCTCAAACACTACGCCTTCCGCACCGAAGAGGCCTACGTCGACTGGATCAAGCGCTTCATCCTCTTTCATGGCAAAAAGCACCCCGCCGACATGGGCGCCGCCGAGGTCGAAGCCTTCCTCACCCATCTCGCCGTCGATAAGCACGTCGCCGCCTCCACCCAGAATCAGGCTTTCAGCGCCCTCCTCTTCCTCTACCGCGAAGTCCTCGACCGTCCCCTCGACGCCCCCATCCAATCCGCCCGCGCCCAGGCCCCCCAACACCTCCCCACCGTCCTCAGCAAAGACGAAGCCCGCGCCGTCATCGACCGCCTCAGCGGCGTCCACCAACTCGTCACCCTCCTCCTCTACGGCGCCGGCCTTCGTCTCCTCGAAGCCCTGCGCCTGCGCGTCAAAGCTCGTCCTGAGCCCAGACGAAGGAACGTCGATTTCGGCCAACACCAGGTCATCGTGCGCGATGGCAAAGGTGAAAAAGACCGCCTCACCATGCTCCCCGCCCGCACCGTCGAACCTCTCCGCCTCCAGCTCCAGCAAGCCAAACAACTGCACGACGCCGACCTGGCCGCCGGCCACGGCGCCGTCTACCTCCCCTACGCCCTGGCCGAAAAATACCCCAACGCCGCCCGCGAATGGATCTGGCAATACATCTTCCCCTCCGACCGCCTTTCCGTAGACCCCCGTTCCGGCATGGTCCGTCGCCATCACCTCGACGAAAGCGGCGTCCAAAAAGCCGTGCGCCAGGCTGCCCTGGCCGCCAAAATCAGCAAACACGTCACCCCCCACACCTTTCGCCACAGCTTCGCCACCCACCTCCTCGAAGCCGGCGGAGTTCACCCTGAGCACAGCCGAAGGGACATCCGCACCGTCCAGGAACTCCTCGGCCATGCTGATGTCAAAACCACCATGATCTACACCCACGTCCTCCAAAAGGGCCCCTTCGCCGTTCGCAGCCCCCTCGATTGA
- a CDS encoding type II toxin-antitoxin system RelE/ParE family toxin yields the protein MIEIRQTEVYAAWFANLRDRQARARIDVRIRRLSLGNPGDVRPVGGGVSELRIDYGPGYRVYFLQRGATLVILLAGGDKRTQDQDIQTALELARAV from the coding sequence ATGATCGAAATTCGTCAGACCGAAGTCTACGCCGCTTGGTTCGCCAATCTGCGCGATCGCCAAGCCCGCGCCCGCATTGATGTGCGCATCCGCCGGCTTTCGTTGGGCAATCCTGGCGACGTGCGGCCGGTAGGCGGTGGAGTCTCGGAGTTGCGGATTGATTATGGGCCTGGTTATCGGGTGTACTTTCTCCAACGCGGCGCGACATTGGTGATCTTATTGGCAGGCGGCGACAAGCGGACGCAAGATCAGGATATTCAGACCGCGTTGGAACTGGCACGAGCTGTATAG
- a CDS encoding DUF433 domain-containing protein: MFGFDRITFNPTMLGGRPCIRGMRISVALVVNLVANGMSNAEIMDEYPDLESEDIHQALRYAAWASEDRMYAPMALPAD, from the coding sequence ATGTTTGGCTTCGATCGTATCACTTTCAACCCCACTATGCTGGGGGGAAGACCGTGCATCCGTGGTATGCGAATTTCGGTGGCGTTAGTCGTTAATTTGGTGGCGAATGGAATGTCAAATGCGGAGATCATGGATGAGTATCCAGATCTGGAGTCTGAGGACATCCACCAGGCTTTGCGCTATGCTGCCTGGGCATCTGAGGATAGGATGTACGCACCGATGGCATTGCCGGCGGACTGA
- the trpB gene encoding tryptophan synthase subunit beta: MPHSITNNQSPIPNLPDPRGRFGPYGGQFVPETLMPALAELEKAYRAACADPGFWAELNGYFRDFVGRPTPITHARRLSEHLGGAQIYLKREDLAHSGAHKINNAMGQALLVKRMGKQRVVAETGAGQHGVATATACALLGIDCVVYMGTVDMARQAPNVFRMKLLGAEVRGVESGSKTLKDAINEAIRDWVTNVETTHYLLGSALGPHPYPMLVRDFQRVIGEEARQQMLERAGRLPDTVVACVGGGSNSIGIFYGFLEDEEVRLLGVEAGGRGIASGEHAARFADPKISRLGVLHGTRSYVMQDEHGQIALTHSISAGLDYASVGPEHAYLRDLGRTEYTYCTDEQALAGFKALCEFEGIIPALESAHAIGHVLELAPTLPRDHILLVNVSGRGDKDLDTVMKAFGWAGDRQ, from the coding sequence ATGCCCCACTCAATAACCAATAACCAATCTCCAATCCCCAATCTCCCCGACCCCCGCGGCCGCTTCGGCCCCTACGGCGGCCAGTTCGTGCCCGAGACGCTCATGCCGGCCCTGGCCGAGTTGGAGAAAGCCTATCGCGCCGCCTGTGCTGATCCCGGCTTCTGGGCCGAACTCAACGGCTATTTCCGCGATTTCGTCGGCCGGCCCACCCCCATCACCCATGCCCGCCGCCTGAGCGAGCACCTGGGCGGGGCGCAGATCTATCTCAAGCGCGAAGACCTGGCCCACTCCGGCGCCCACAAGATCAACAACGCCATGGGCCAGGCCCTGCTGGTCAAACGCATGGGCAAGCAGCGGGTGGTGGCCGAGACGGGGGCCGGGCAACACGGCGTGGCCACGGCCACAGCCTGCGCCCTGCTGGGCATCGATTGCGTCGTCTACATGGGCACGGTGGATATGGCCCGGCAAGCGCCCAACGTCTTCCGCATGAAGTTGCTGGGGGCCGAGGTGCGCGGGGTCGAGAGCGGCAGCAAGACGCTGAAGGACGCCATCAACGAGGCCATCCGCGACTGGGTGACGAATGTGGAGACTACCCACTACCTGCTCGGCTCGGCCCTCGGCCCGCACCCCTACCCCATGCTCGTGCGCGATTTCCAGCGCGTGATCGGCGAGGAAGCCCGCCAGCAGATGCTGGAGCGGGCCGGCCGGCTGCCCGATACGGTGGTGGCCTGCGTGGGCGGCGGCTCCAATTCCATCGGCATCTTCTACGGCTTTTTGGAGGACGAGGAGGTGCGGTTGTTGGGCGTGGAGGCCGGGGGCCGGGGCATCGCCTCGGGCGAGCACGCCGCCCGCTTCGCCGACCCCAAAATCTCCCGCCTGGGGGTGCTGCACGGCACGCGTTCGTATGTGATGCAGGACGAGCACGGCCAGATTGCGCTCACGCACAGCATCAGCGCCGGGCTGGACTACGCCTCGGTGGGACCAGAGCACGCCTATCTGCGCGACCTGGGCCGGACAGAGTACACCTACTGCACGGATGAGCAGGCGCTGGCCGGGTTCAAGGCGCTGTGCGAGTTCGAGGGCATCATCCCCGCCCTCGAAAGCGCCCACGCCATCGGCCACGTGCTGGAACTGGCCCCCACCCTGCCCCGCGATCACATCCTGCTCGTCAATGTGTCGGGGCGAGGGGACAAGGATTTGGATACGGTGATGAAGGCGTTTGGCTGGGCTGGTGACCGCCAATAA
- a CDS encoding CPBP family intramembrane metalloprotease gives MRPAADLGVRHAGGTLLVHHQNNGDSDVSNLRTWISRHRLAWGLIVVVLFALLRAAQTLAWRQGFGALDFPTSWPFTVFLLLWFVILAVVLVGGGLVWLPCVTWVQLGWRRSGLLKAIGWGVLGFVLLYLNVIVWAVFKGATAQPALLAPSPWRLALVVFFAFGIAAWVEENLYRGYLQPLLVGRFGLPVAVVVQAALFALAHLGYYRQALDFGMAFVAGLILGWLRKRDGSLVAPYVAHGLFWLMAAFMAVAA, from the coding sequence ATGCGCCCGGCGGCTGACCTCGGCGTTAGGCACGCTGGCGGAACGTTATTGGTTCACCACCAGAACAATGGAGATTCTGACGTGAGCAACTTGCGGACATGGATTTCGCGCCATCGCCTGGCTTGGGGCTTGATAGTCGTCGTCCTCTTTGCGTTGCTGCGTGCAGCGCAAACTCTGGCTTGGCGGCAAGGTTTTGGCGCGCTGGATTTTCCAACCAGTTGGCCCTTTACGGTGTTTCTGCTCCTCTGGTTTGTCATCCTCGCCGTGGTCTTGGTCGGTGGCGGCTTGGTGTGGCTGCCGTGCGTGACGTGGGTGCAGTTGGGTTGGCGCCGATCAGGTTTGCTCAAAGCGATCGGGTGGGGCGTGCTGGGGTTTGTCCTGCTCTACCTCAACGTCATCGTCTGGGCGGTGTTCAAAGGCGCCACGGCCCAGCCCGCCCTATTGGCCCCCAGTCCGTGGCGTTTGGCATTGGTAGTCTTCTTTGCCTTTGGCATCGCGGCCTGGGTGGAGGAAAACCTGTATCGGGGCTATCTCCAACCGTTGTTGGTTGGTCGTTTTGGTTTGCCGGTGGCGGTGGTCGTGCAGGCCGCGCTTTTTGCACTTGCGCATCTGGGCTACTATCGGCAGGCGCTCGATTTCGGTATGGCCTTCGTCGCCGGTCTGATCTTGGGTTGGTTGCGCAAGCGCGACGGGAGTCTCGTCGCACCCTATGTGGCGCATGGGTTGTTTTGGCTCATGGCCGCATTCATGGCTGTGGCTGCGTGA
- a CDS encoding four helix bundle protein has translation MEIKSARREAWPKRHYEAHFLSKLTAADGENGETETWLDLARDCGYLSNADHSGLSNECREIGAMLGAILNNPTPFLLRPHHPLP, from the coding sequence ATGGAAATCAAGTCAGCAAGGCGCGAAGCCTGGCCCAAACGCCACTACGAAGCCCACTTCCTCAGCAAACTCACCGCTGCCGATGGCGAGAACGGCGAAACCGAAACCTGGCTCGACCTGGCCCGTGACTGCGGCTACCTCTCCAACGCCGACCACTCCGGCCTTAGCAACGAATGCCGTGAGATCGGCGCTATGCTCGGCGCCATCCTCAACAACCCCACCCCCTTCCTCCTCCGCCCTCACCACCCTCTGCCTTGA
- a CDS encoding NUDIX domain-containing protein, with amino-acid sequence MPTLHFDIHPNATIGAEVRLCCSVAICDEEGRVLLQKRTDGDWWGLPGGRLDAGDTFTSAARREAREETGLEIEIIRLVGAYTDPNVCSVYPDGNRAQIAVLNFLARPAGGKLITANEETAELRWFRPDALPANLIPTHFIRIADAFAHPPVLHVD; translated from the coding sequence ATGCCCACCCTCCACTTCGACATCCACCCCAACGCCACCATCGGCGCTGAAGTCCGCTTGTGCTGCTCGGTCGCCATCTGCGATGAGGAAGGCCGGGTGCTGCTGCAAAAACGCACCGACGGTGACTGGTGGGGGCTGCCCGGCGGCCGGCTAGACGCCGGCGACACCTTCACCAGCGCCGCCCGCCGCGAGGCGCGCGAGGAAACCGGGCTGGAGATCGAGATCATCCGGCTGGTGGGGGCCTACACCGACCCCAATGTCTGCTCCGTCTATCCCGATGGCAACCGCGCCCAGATCGCCGTCCTCAACTTCCTGGCCCGTCCCGCCGGCGGCAAGCTGATCACGGCCAACGAGGAGACGGCCGAGCTGCGCTGGTTCCGGCCCGACGCCCTGCCCGCCAACCTCATCCCCACCCATTTCATCCGCATCGCCGATGCCTTCGCCCACCCGCCTGTGCTGCATGTCGATTGA
- a CDS encoding four helix bundle protein, whose translation MEIKSAKDLRVYQKAYALAMEIFRLSKTWPPEEKYALTDQVRRSSRSTCSQLREAWAKRRYEANFISKLTDADGENGETDTWLDLAHDCGYLSSADHSRLTSECREIGAMLGAILTNPTPFLLRPAS comes from the coding sequence ATGGAAATCAAGTCAGCAAAGGACTTGCGAGTCTATCAGAAGGCCTATGCCCTGGCGATGGAAATCTTTCGCCTGAGCAAAACCTGGCCCCCCGAAGAAAAATACGCCTTGACCGACCAGGTCCGGCGCTCCTCCCGCTCCACTTGCTCGCAACTGCGCGAAGCCTGGGCCAAACGTCGCTACGAAGCCAACTTCATCAGCAAACTGACCGATGCCGATGGCGAGAACGGCGAAACCGACACCTGGCTCGACCTGGCCCATGACTGCGGCTACCTCTCCAGCGCCGACCACTCCCGCCTTACCAGCGAATGCCGTGAGATCGGCGCTATGCTCGGCGCCATCCTCACCAACCCCACCCCCTTCCTCCTCCGCCCTGCCTCCTAA
- a CDS encoding phosphoribosylanthranilate isomerase — translation MTLVKICGLTTLADAQAALDAGADLLGFICYPNSPRYLPPARIAALLPNLQPPISNLQSPTPTYRTIGVFVDEPLETIQRLLTETGLDLAQLHGSEPPVVLERLGGRAFKALRSRSLVEAEADAEWYADLGPADGPDLLLDGYHPQLRGGAGQRADWDIAAALARQHRLLLAGGLTPANVAEAVARVQPWGVDVSSGVETEPGRKDHEAVRAFVLAAKSRET, via the coding sequence ATGACCCTCGTCAAAATCTGCGGCCTCACCACCCTGGCCGACGCCCAGGCCGCCCTCGATGCCGGCGCCGACCTCCTCGGCTTCATCTGCTACCCCAACTCCCCCCGCTACCTCCCCCCCGCCCGCATCGCCGCCCTCCTCCCCAATCTCCAACCCCCAATCTCCAATCTCCAATCTCCAACCCCCACCTACCGCACCATCGGCGTTTTCGTCGATGAACCCCTGGAGACCATCCAGCGCCTCCTGACCGAAACCGGCCTCGATCTGGCCCAACTGCACGGTTCCGAGCCGCCTGTCGTGTTGGAAAGACTCGGCGGACGGGCGTTCAAGGCCCTGCGCTCGCGCAGCCTGGTCGAAGCTGAGGCCGACGCCGAATGGTACGCCGACCTCGGCCCCGCTGACGGCCCCGACCTACTGCTCGACGGCTATCACCCACAACTGCGCGGCGGCGCCGGCCAGCGGGCCGATTGGGACATCGCCGCCGCCCTCGCCCGGCAACACCGCCTCCTCCTGGCCGGCGGCCTCACCCCCGCCAACGTCGCCGAGGCCGTCGCCCGCGTCCAACCCTGGGGCGTGGACGTCAGCAGCGGCGTCGAGACCGAACCTGGCCGCAAAGACCACGAGGCAGTGCGCGCGTTCGTACTTGCGGCCAAAAGTCGTGAAACGTGA